In the genome of Oncorhynchus masou masou isolate Uvic2021 chromosome 26, UVic_Omas_1.1, whole genome shotgun sequence, one region contains:
- the LOC135515041 gene encoding normal mucosa of esophagus-specific gene 1 protein-like isoform X1 produces MKSGFIQMLRKRKELIPLIGIVALAAVGATSTSLYFLFTKKDVILNKSTNPEPWERLDPSKPQKLVSINQKWRPIEELELVKSMTK; encoded by the exons atgaaGTCTGGATTTATTCAGATGCTGAGGAAGAGGAAAGAG cTCATTCCTCTGATCGGCATTGTGGCATTGGCTGCTGTAGGAGCCACCTCTACCTCACTCTACTTCCTATTTACAAAGAAGGATGTCAT TTTAAATAAAAGCACAAACCCTGAACCCTGGGAGAGACTGGACCCATCTAAACCACAGAAG CTGGTCAGTATCAACCAGAAATGGAGGCCCATTGAAGAGCTGGAGCTGGTGAAGAGTATGACCAAGTGA
- the LOC135515041 gene encoding normal mucosa of esophagus-specific gene 1 protein-like isoform X2, with translation MLRKRKELIPLIGIVALAAVGATSTSLYFLFTKKDVILNKSTNPEPWERLDPSKPQKLVSINQKWRPIEELELVKSMTK, from the exons ATGCTGAGGAAGAGGAAAGAG cTCATTCCTCTGATCGGCATTGTGGCATTGGCTGCTGTAGGAGCCACCTCTACCTCACTCTACTTCCTATTTACAAAGAAGGATGTCAT TTTAAATAAAAGCACAAACCCTGAACCCTGGGAGAGACTGGACCCATCTAAACCACAGAAG CTGGTCAGTATCAACCAGAAATGGAGGCCCATTGAAGAGCTGGAGCTGGTGAAGAGTATGACCAAGTGA